A window of Ranitomeya variabilis isolate aRanVar5 chromosome 2, aRanVar5.hap1, whole genome shotgun sequence contains these coding sequences:
- the FLNA gene encoding filamin-A isoform X3 — MSSAHQRLTQSGAAAAAAVPGADPAEMPATEKDLAEDAPWKKIQQNTFTRWCNEHLKCVNKRIANLQADLSDGLRLIALLEVLSQKKMYRKYNQRPTFRQMQLENVSVALEFLDRENIKLVSIDSKAIVDGNLKLILGLIWTLILHYSISMPMWDEEEDEETKKQTPKQRLLGWIQNKLPQLPVTNFSRDWQSGKALGALVDSCAPGLCPDWDSWDTSKPVDNAREAMQQADDWLGIPQVITPEEIVDPNVDEHSVMTYLSQFPKAKLKPGAPLRPKLNPKKARAYGPGIEPTGNMVKKRAEFTVETISAGLGEVIVYVEDPAGHREEAKVTANNDKNRTFSVYYIPKVTGLHKVTVLFAGQHIAKSPFEVTVDKSHGDPSKVTAQGPGLEASGNIANKSTYFEIFTAGAGLGEVEVIIQDPNGKADTAEVQLEDKGSSTYRCTYKPTLEGIYTIYITFGGVQIPKSPYTVTIGEASNPSACHAVGRGLQPKGVRVKETADFKVYTKGAGSGELKVVIKGPKGAEERVKQKDLGDGVYYFEYCPTTPGNYIVTITWGGQNIPRSPFEVKVGTECGQQKVRAWGPGLEGGVVGKSADFVVEAIGDDVGTLGFSVEGPSQAKIECDDKGDGSCDVRYWPLEAGAYAVHVLCNNEDIKLSPFMAEIKAAPKDFYPEKVKAYGPGLEKSGLSINKPAEFTVDAKQGGKAPLKVFVQDSEGNPVDVTTKDNGNGTYSCSYLPKKPLKHTAMISWGGVNIPNSPFRMTIGAGSHPNKVKVYGPGVAKTGLKAHEPTYFTVDCTEAGQGDVSIGIKCAPGVVGPAEADIDFDIIRNDNDTFTVKYTPPGAGSYTIMVLFAGQATPMSPVRIKVDPSHDASKVKAEGPGLNKSGVEIGKPTHFTVNTKAAGKAKLDVNFTGPAKGDAVKDFEVIDNSDNSYTVKYTPVQQGNIGVNVTYGGDHIPKSPFPVNIGQTLDLSKIKVAGLGDKVEVGKDQEFTVKSKGAGGQGKVASKITGPSNKSVPCKVEPGLSPDNSTVKFIPREEGPYEVEVTYDGVPVPGSPFPVEAVPPTNPSKVKAYGPGLKGGSVGSSAPFTIDTKGAGQGGLGLTVEGPCEAKIECLDNGDGTCSVSYLPTEPGDYNINILFADTHIPGSPFKSKIEPSFDPTKVTCSGPGLEHAQVGEAGKFNVDCSNAGNAELTIEIISDTGMQAEVHIQDNGDGTYTITYIPLYPGIYTITIKYGGQMVPNFPSKLQVTPAVDTSGVKVFGPGVEGKGVFREATTDFNVDARALSKSGGPYVKTRVSNPSGNFTEAFVQDNGDGTYKVEYTPYEQGVHSVDVSYNGSPVPKSPFRVPVTEGCDPSRVRVHGPGIQSGTTNMPNKFTVETRGAGTGGLGLAVEGPSEAKMSCTDNKDGSCSVEYIPYEPGTYSLNVTYGGHQVPGSPFKVPVTDVIDSSKVKCSGPGLSPGLVRANVPQSFSVDTSKAGVAPLQVKVQGPKGVIEPVEIVDNGDGVQTVKYVPSREGPYNIAVLYGDEEVPRSPFKVKVLPTHDASKVKASGPGLNTTGVPASLPVEFTIDAKDAGEGLLAVQITDPEGKPKKATIRDNQDGTYTVSYVPDMTGRYTILIKYGGDEIPYSPYRIRAVPTGDASKCSVTVSIGGHGLGAGIGPTIQIGEETVITVDAKAAGKGKVTCTVCTPDGTEVDVDVVENEDGTFDIFYTAPQPGKYVICVRFGGEHIPNSPFQVTATDRPVMGVNGLDVAGLRPFDLVIPFTIKKGEITGEVRMPSGKVAKPDITDNKDGTVTVRYAPTEAGLHEMDIKYDGIHIPGSPLQFYVDYVNSGHVTAYGPGLIHGTVNKPAAFTVNTKDAGEGGLSLAIEGPSKAEITCTDNQDGTCSVSYLPVLPGDYNILVKYNNKHIPGSPFVAKITGDDTMRMSQLKVGSSADIPLNITETDLTQLTATVTSPSGREEPCLLKRLRNGHIGISFVPKETGEHIVSIKKNGQHIPNSPITVMISQSEIGDASRVIVSGQGLTEGRTFEPAEFIIDTREAGYGGLSLSIEGPSKVDINTEDLEDGTCKVTYCPTEPGNYIINIKFSDQHVPGSPFSVKVTGEGRLKESITRRRTAPSVANIGSQCDLTLKIPEISILDMTAQVTSPSGKIHDAEIMEGDDNTYCIRFVPTEMGVHTVSVKYKGQHVPGSPFQFTVGPLGEGGAHKVRAGGPGLEKAEVGTPAEFSIWTREAGAGGLSIAVEGPSKAEIAFEDRKDGSCGVSYIAQEPGDYEVSVKFNDEHIPDSPFVVPVGSPSDDARRLTVSSLQESGLKVNQPASFAVSLNGAKGVLDAKVHSPSGALEECYVTEIDEDKYAVRFIPRENGLYLVDVKFNGSHIPGSPFKIRVGDPGQAGDPGMVSAYGPGLEGGTTGNAAEFIVNTTNAGAGALTVTIDGPSKVKMDCQECAEGYKVTYTPMAPGSYLISIKYGGPYHIVGSPFKAKVTGQRLVTSHSLHESSSVFVDSLTKSEAFTQQGALPRVSSDASKVVAKGLGLNKAFVGQKNSFTVDCSKAGNNMLLVGVHGPKTPCEEIVVKHLGNRLYNVTYLLKDKGDYILVVKWGDEHIPGSPYHVSVP, encoded by the exons aCAGCAAAGCCATTGTTGATGGAAACCTCAAGCTCATCCTGGGTCTTATCTGGACCCTTATTCTACATTATTCCATCTCTATGCCAATGTGGGAtgaagaagaggatgaagaaaccaAGAAACAGACACCAAAACAGAGGCTCTTGGGATGGATCCAGAACAAACTGCCCCAGCTGCCGGTCACAAACTTCAGCAGGGATTGGCAAAGCGGGAAAGCTCTGGGTGCCCTTGTTGACAGCTGCGCTCCTG gtctgtgccctgattgggaCTCTTGGGACACCAGCAAGCCTGTGGACAACGCACGTGAAGCCATGCAGCAGGCCGATGACTGGTTAGGAATTCCTCAG GTCATCACCCCTGAGGAAATAGTAGATCCAAATGTAGACGAGCACTCAGTCATGACCTACCTGTCTCAGTTCCCAAAAGCCAAGCTGAAGCCTGGAGCTCCACTCAGACCCAAGCTGAACCCCAAGAAAGCCAGAGCCTACGGGCCAG GTATTGAGCCAACTGGCAACATGGTGAAAAAGCGTGCGGAGTTCACTGTAGAGACCATCAGTGCTGGACTTGGAGAGGTCATTGTTTACGTGGAGGATCCTGCAGGTCACAGAGAAGAG gctaaagtGACTGCCAACAATGACAAGAACAGAACCTTCTCAGTCTACTATATTCCTAAAGTGACTGGTTTACACAAG GTTACTGTCCTTTTTGCTGGCCAGCATATTGCGAAGAGCCCGTTTGAGGTGACTGTGGACAAGTCTCATGGGGATCCAAGTAAAGTCACTGCACAAGgacctggtctggaggccagcggaAACATTGCAAACAAATCCACCTACTTTGAGATCTTCACTGCAG GTGCTGGTCTTGGAGAGGTAGAAGTGATCATTCAGGACCCAAATGGAAAGGCAGATACCGCAGAGGTGCAGCTAGAGGATAAGGGCAGCAGCACGTACCGTTGCACCTATAAACCCACCTTGGAAGGAATCTATACAATTTATATCACATTTGGGGGAGTGCAGATTCCAAAAAGCCCCTACACAGTCACAATTGGTGAAG CTTCAAATCCTAGCGCCTGCCACGCTGTGGGCCGCGGCTTGCAGCCAAAGGGGGTGCGTGTGAAGGAGACTGCAGACTTCAAGGTCTACACTAAAGGAGCCGGAAGTGGAGAACTCAAAGTTGTAATCAAGGGACCAA AGGGAGCTGAGGAACGTGTTAAGCAGAAGGACTTGGGAGATGGCGTCTATTATTTTGAATACTGTCCAACCACACCTGGAAACTACATAGTCACCATTACATGGGGAGGACAGAACATCCCAaggag TCCATTTGAGGTTAAGGTCGGCACCGAATGTGGCCAGCAGAAAGTACGAGCATGGGGACCCGGCTTAGAAGGAGGCGTTGTTGGAAAGTCAGCTGACTTTGTAGTGGAAGCGATTGGGGATGATGTGGGCACTCTAG GGTTTTCTGTAGAAGGGCCCTCACAAGCCAAGATTGAGTGTGATGATAAAGGCGATGGGTCTTGTGATGTGCGATACTGGCCCCTGGAAGCTGGAGCATACGCTGTACATGTGTTATGTAACAATGAAGATATAAAGCTGAGTCCATTCATGGCAGAGATCAAAGCGGCCCCCAAAGATTTCTATCCAGAGAAG GTGAAGGCGTATGGCCCTGGTCTGGAGAAGTCTGGACTGTCCATAAATAAACCGGCAGAGTTCACAGTGGATGCCAAGCAAGGAGGGAAGGCTCCCCTTAAAGTGTTTGTGCAG gATTCAGAAGGAAACCCTGTGGATGTTACCACTAAGGATAATGGCAATGGCACCTACAGCTGCAGCTATTTACCAAAGAAGCCATTGAAGCACACAGCCATGATATCCTGGGGTGGCGTGAACATTCCTAATAGTCCTTTCAGG ATGACCATTGGAGCTGGCAGCCACCCCAACAAGGTTAAAGTATATGGACCCGGTGTTGCCAAAACCGGCTTGAAAGCTCATGAACCTACATATTTTACTGTAGACTGTACAGAAGCTGGGCAAG GGGATGTGAGCATTGGAATCAAATGTGCTCCTGGAGTTGTGGGTCCAGCTGAAGCAGACATCGACTTTGACATAATCCGCAATGATAACGACACATTCACAGTGAAATACACCCCACCGGGGGCTGGAAGCTACACAATCATGGTTCTGTTTGCTGGCCAG GCCACACCAATGAGCCCCGTCCGTATCAAGGTTGATCCGTCTCACGATGCCAGTAAAGTGAAGGCTGAAGGGCCAGGACTGAACAAGAGTG gtgTAGAAATTGGCAAACCCACCCATTTCACAGTAAACACCAAAGCAGCTGGAAAGGCAAAACTAGATGTAAATTTTACAGGTCCGGCCAAAGGAGATGCTGTGAAGGACTTTGAAGTAATTGATAACTCTGACAACTCCTATACTGTCAAATATACTCCAGTGCAGCAG GGTAACATTGGTGTAAATGTGACCTATGGAGGAGACCATATTCCCAAGAGTCCGTTCCCTGTTAATATTGGTCAAACTCTGGACCTCAGCAAGATTAAAGTTGCTGGACTTGGTGACA AGGTGGAAGTTGGAAAAGACCAGGAATTCACGGTGAAATCTAAAGGTGCTGGAGGACAAGGCAAAGTGGCTTCAAAAATTACAGGCCCGTCCAACAAATCTGTTCCTTGCAAAGTAGAACCAGGTTTGAGTCCAGATAATAGTACTGTTAAGTTCATACCTCGGGAAGAAGGACCTTATGAAGTGGAGGTTACGTATGATGGAGTCCCAgttcctggtagtcctttccctgtTGAAGCTGTTCCACCAACTAATCCTTCAAAG GTTAAGGCTTATGGGCCTGGACTTAAAGGAGGCAGTGTCGGTTCTTCTGCCCCTTTCACCATTGATACTAAAGGTGCTGGCCAGGGAGGCCTTGGCTTGACTGTTGAAGGTCCATGTGAAGCAAAGATCGAGTGTCTGGACAATGGCGATGGAACCTGCTCTGTATCCTACTTGCCCACAGAACCTGGTGACTACAACATCAATATTCTTTTTGCTGACACCCATATACCTGGTTCTCCATTCAAGTCGAAGATTGAGCCTTCCTTTGACCCAACCAAGGTGACTTGTTCCGGCCCTGGCTTGGAACATGCCCAGGTTGGAGAAGCTGGCAAGTTCAATGTAGACTGTTCGAACGCTGGCAATGCAGAGTTGACTATCGAAATTATATCGGACACTGGCATGCAGGCTGAGGTACATATCCAAGACAATGGGGATGGAACCTATACAATTACATACATTCCACTTTACCCTGGAATCTATACCATAACTATCAAATATGGCGGCCAAATGGTGCCCAACTTCCCCAGCAAACTGCAAGTGACTCCAGCAGTTGATACATCTGGTGTGAAGGTGTTTGGACctggagtggaaggaaaag GAGTTTTTAGAGAAGCAACAACAGACTTCAATGTGGATGCCAGGGCTCTGTCCAAAAGTGGAGGACCATATGTTAAGACCAGGGTGTCCAATCCTTCTGGCAACTTCACTGAAGCCTTTGTACAGGATAATGGAGATGGCACATACAAAGTGGAGTATACTCCATATGAGCAAG GTGTTCACTCTGTAGATGTGTCCTACAATGGAAGTCCTGTACCCAAGAGTCCATTTAGGGTTCCCGTGACAGAAGGCTGTGACCCAAGCAGAGTCCGAGTCCATGGTCCTGGTATCCAGAGCGGAACAACAAACATGCCCAATAAGTTTACAGTGGAAACAAG GGGTGCTGGTACAGGGGGTCTGGGATTGGCTGTTGAAGGCCCATCAGAGGCAAAGATGTCTTGCACAGATAATAAAGATGGCAGCTGCTCTGTGGAATATATCCCATATGAGCCTGGCACTTACAGCCTTAATGTCACATATGGTGGACACCAGGTTCCAG GCAGTCCCTTCAAGGTTCCTGTTACTGATGTCATTGACAGCAGTAAGGTGAAGTGTTCGGGTCCAGGACTGAGCCCAGGACTTGTAAGGGCAAATGTTCCCCAATCCTTCAGTGTAGACACAAGCAAAGCTGGTGTTGCCCCACTGCAAGTGAAGGTCCAAGGCCCAAAAG GAGTTATCGAACCAGTGGAGATTGTTGACAATGGAGATGGAGTTCAGACCGTTAAATATGTTCCTAGCCGTGAAGGACCATACAACATTGCAGTTCTGTATGGAGATGAAGAAGTGCCACGCAG TCCATTCAAAGTAAAGGTTCTGCCCACTCATGATGCCAGTAAGGTAAAAGCTAGTGGCCCAGGATTGAACACAACAGGCGTCCCTGCCAGCCTACCTGTGGAGTTCACGATTGATGCCAAGGATGCTGGAGAGGGTCTTCTTGCTGTTCAGATAACA GATCCTGAAGGCAAACCCAAGAAAGCCACTATCCGTGACAACCAAGATGGAACCTATACTGTGTCCTACGTGCCTGATATGACTGGGCGCTACACTATTCTCATCAAATATGGCGGTGATGAGATCCCATATTCACCTTACCGCATCCGTGCTGTACCTACAGGCGATGCCAGTAAATGCAGTGTGACAG TGTCAATCGGAGGTCACGGGCTAG GTGCTGGCATCGGACCCACTATCCAGATTGGTGAAGAGACTGTAATAACAGTTGATGCCAAGGCAGCCGGCAAGGGTAAAGTGACGTGTACAGTGTGCACACCAGATGGCACAGAAGTGGATGTAGATGTTGTCGAAAATGAAGATGGTACTTTTGATATCTTCTACACTGCCCCCCAGCCTGGCAAATATGTTATTTGTGTGCGCTTTGGTGGGGAGCACATCCCGAACAGCCCCTTCCAAGTTACA GCTACAGATCGCCCTGTGATGGGAGTGAATGGACTGGATGTTGCAGGCTTGAGACCGTTTGATTTGGTTATTCCCTTCACTATCAAGAAGGGAGAGATCACAG GAGAGGTGCGTATGCCTTCTGGGAAAGTGGCCAAACCCGACATCACTGATAACAAAGATGGAACCGTCACTGTCAGATACGCTCCTACAGAAGCCGGACTTCATGAGATGGACATCAAATATGATGGCATCCACATTCCTG GAAGCCCCCTGCAGTTCTATGTGGATTATGTGAACAGTGGCCATGTTACAGCCTATGGTCCAGGATTGATTCATGGCACAGTAAATAAGCCTGCAGCGTTCACCGTGAACACCAAAGATGCTGGTGAAG GTGGTTTGTCGCTGGCCATTGAAGGTCCGTCCAAAGCAGAGATTACCTGCACTGACAACCAGGATGGCACATGCTCAGTATCTTACCTTCCCGTCCTTCCTGGAGACTATAACATCCTGGTTAAGTACAACAACAAACACATCCCTGGCAGTCCTTTTGTTGCCAAAATCACAG GTGACGACACTATGCGCATGTCCCAACTTAAAGTTGGTTCTTCTGCGGATATCCCACTCAATATCACAGAGACTGATCTAACCCAGTTGACAGCCACAGTGACCTCTCCTTCTGGAAGGGAAGAACCATGTCTTCTCAAGAGGCTCCGCAATGGACATATAG GTATATCTTTCGTGCCAAAAGAGACTGGAGAACATATTGTTagcataaaaaaaaatggccaacacaTTCCTAACAGTCCAATCACTGTAATGATCAGCCAGTCAGAGATTGGTGATGCAAGTCGTGTGATTGTCTCTGGCCAAGGCCTGACTGAAGGAAGAACATTTGAGCCTGCAGAGTTCATTATTGACACTAGAGAAGCGG GTTACGGAGGTCTTAGCCTCTCCATTGAAGGTCCCAGTAAAGTAGATATCAACACAGAAGACTTAGAAGATGGAACGTGCAAAGTGACGTACTGTCCAACAGAGCCTGGAAATTATATCATCAACATAAAGTTTTCTGACCAGCATGTGCCAG GCAGTCCATTCTCTGTCAAAGTCACAGGTGAAGGAAGGTTAAAGGAGAGTATCACACGTAGAAGAACAGCGCCATCTGTGGCAAATATTGGAAGCCAGTGTGATCTTACCCTGAAAATACCTG AAATCAGCATTCTCGACATGACTGCTCAGGTCACAAGTCCATCTGGCAAGATTCACGATGCAGAAATAATGGAAGGAGATGACAACACTTATTGCATCAGATTTGTCCCTACTGAAATGGGTGTTCACACAGTCAGCGTCAAGTACAAGGGGCAGCATGTTCCTGGAAGTCCATTCCAGTTTACTGTGGGCCCCTTGGGTGAAGGTGGTGCACATAAAGTTCGGGCTGGTGGACCAGGCTTGGAGAAGGCAGAGGTTGGAACTCCAG CTGAGTTTAGTATTTGGACAAGAGAAGCTGGTGCTGGGGGTCTGTCTATTGCAGTAGAGGGGCCAAGCAAAGCAGAAATAGCTTTTGAAGATAGAAAAGATGGATCTTGTGGCGTTTCCTACATTGCCCAGGAGCCAG GCGATTATGAAGTCTCTGTCAAGTTCAACGACGAGCACATCCCGGACAGTCCGTTCGTTGTCCCAGTGGGTTCTCCATCTGACGATGCTCGCAGACTCACTGTTTCTAGTCTTCAG GAGTCAGGGTTAAAGGTCAACCAGCCAGCATCTTTTGCAGTAAGTCTTAATGGTGCCAAAGGAGTTTTAGATGCCAAAGTGCACAGTCCTTCAGGGGCACTGGAGGAGTGCTATGTGACGGAGATTGATGAAG ATAAATACGCTGTACGCTTCATTCCACGTGAGAACGGCTTGTACCTTGTTGACGTTAAGTTCAATGGTTCCCATATTCCTGGCAGTCCATTTAAAATTCGGGTGGGAGACCCAGGGCAAGCAGGAGACCCGGGGATGGTGTCAGCCTATGGCCCTGGATTAGAAGGTGGCACCACTG gAAATGCTGCAGAGTTCATTGTGAACACCACAAATGCAGGTGCTGGAGCGCTGACTGTGACAATCGATGGACCATCCAAGGTCAAAATGGATTGCCAGGAGTGTGCAGAGGGTTACAAAGTCACCTACACACCAATGGCTCCTGGTAGCTATCTGATCTCTATAAAATACGGTGGTCCTTATCATATTGTTGGAAGTCCCTTCAAAGCCAAAGTTACTG GGCAGCGCTTGGTGACAAGCCACAGTCTCCATGAGTCGTCTTCAGTCTTTGTAGATTCTTTAACAAAAAGTGAGGCCTTTACACAGCAAGGAGCCCTTCCAAGGGTGTCATCAGATGCAAGCAAAGTAGTCGCCAAAGGTCTTGGTTTGAACAAAGCCTTTGTCGGCCAGAAGAATTCATTCACAGTAGATTGCAGCAAAGCTG GTAACAATATGCTGCTTGTTGGGGTTCATGGACCAAAAACCCCATGTGAAGAAATTGTAGTGAAGCATCTTGGAAACCGGTTGTACAATGTTACTTACCTCTTGAAGGACAAGGGGGATTACATCTTGGTCGTCAAGTGGGGCGACGAGCACATTCCAGGCAGCCCTTACCATGTGTCTGTGCCTTAA